The region GTGTTCAAAAGAGGAATAACATTGAGTTTAAACAGGAGTCACCTAAATAGCATTTCAATTGACCTTCATGATTCACTGCAGTTGGATTGGTTAACATGTAGACTGATtgtacagtgctgctcatgggTATAGGAACCCATGCTCAAGTTgattaaaaagaggaataaaaaatcatctttttcgaaattgatcttaatgccttaattaaaaaaatgaggaaaaatccaacctttaaagggatacttcaccgatttagcattcagctttgtatcagtagaaacccaatagtatttctgaatgaccgtgcctccctccctcatgtccccctgagacgagagatttctgcatttggggcctggaaaaaatcttccgatgacgtaaaatgacgatttttgcgtcattggaagattttgggCCAGAgacaaaggactacagccagtagtagatttttttttttaaaaccccaCCGCCTGGACGAGGTATTctgaatgaaaacgactgtcagccatcttgaatcttcgctaaacaggctttcggttttcagcagaaaacatttacaacaattatctgcattcaaactaccggacgtgtgtaccaccgggatacatcggtacagatcggagaatatggaggaaacgttattacagacgcaatactcggcacactacgggagcttcgcctgcacggagaccagcggtgtcgctcaatgccgctagccggctaggtggaaagctaacgctagctgtccacctgtcccagccatcctgcttgcaagtgtctgctcattaaacaacaagctggactacatcctccttcaacgaaaatcccaacgtgagttcagtgactgctgtgtttttgttgttgtggaaacatgcctgaacaacagtgtaccggaaccgggactatccagctaccaggctgctccgcgcccgtggaggtgggctgtgttaaacggactggtgtagaaataaaaaccaactagctactgctaactgctggtggagcttgtgactgttaaatgccgaccattcgacattccacgctaattcacgtctgtgtttatactccgtgtttagctacaccaatgctagtatgcgttagctgaactttacggatcctgcttgcaagtgtccgctcatttagaccacaaactggactacatccaacttcaacgacactcccaacgtgagttcagagactgccgtgtttttgttgttgtggaaacatgcctgaatagtgtaccggactgtccagctaccaggcctgctagccctccgagctagagatgctctgtcgccaggtaaaagaggtgggctgtgttaacaccgagtggcgcagaaatgtggtgatttgtatccatttaactgctaactgctggtggagtttgtgactgttaaaagccgaccattctacattacacactaattcacggctgtgtttatgctcagtGTTTACatcccaccaagcgctaatgctagtatgcgttagctgaactttacggagcctataaagtgtgtgtactaaatgtagcctgtttcgtatgtcgtttttatataatgtcgtttttatatatgttaaatgtataacaccacttgagtcactatgaaacgttgtttcgtgtatatggttgaaatgacaataaaacacgcttgagttgaatgcctctgtcggtctgtacGCGGTAGgcgcttgggagtggactcaaagccgaagcaggtgcattctgggatttggtgtttttcatccatataagaccaaaacacattttctggcttttctcggcctagaaggcaccaatttcaatttttttttttcacatttctactacataagtgacccaatttaaagatatattcagctttccagcggtgaaatattcctttaaggacaccaattttctttgtgaatgaataatgtatcgtaaataaataaatgttcttccttaaaatacagggggcataagtatagacacccctatgttaaattcccatagaggaaggcagatttttatttttaacggccagttatttcatggatccaggatactatgcatcctgatatgtgatgatgtggggctattttaattccaaaggccaagggaactttatcaggatgcatagtatcctggatccatgaaataaatggcctataaaaataaaacatctgcctgcttctatgggaatttaataTATGGGTGTCTATACGTAtaccccctgtattttaaggaagaacatttatttattcatgatacattattcattcacaaagaacattggtgttctcaaaggttggagttttcctattttttttcaattaaggcattaagatcaatttccaaaagatgatttttttattcctctttttagtcaactttagcatgggttcctgtactcatgagcagcactgtaagTTATTGCATATCAACCCAAATGAAAACTGAACATTGTGTCTTGTTTGTAGTGTTTATATAATCAAATATGTAAAATCTAACTACATTCATTCATGATACCACATGCTGTAAGTACTTCCCTCTGACTGAACAAGTAGATGTCTGGATTTATTAATGTCAGAGGGTTTAGTGTCTGTCTGAACTGCCTAGTCAGTTAATTTTAGAGTGAAAAGCTTTGTCAGTGTCTTCAAAAATGCTGGAGACAAAGTGGTAAAAATCTGGCCTAATTTTAGACATAATTATGaagaaatataataataatcaaagaaataaaaaaaaacacgttttacctttttattttgatatacaaCTATTATTAGTTGGTAAAATTCCTACAGAATCtccttttaaaatgaaaaatatttaatGGAAATGATATGGCTCTAAGGTCTGAGGCTTATAACTGCATAATGGTTACAGAAATGCCATTCATTCAATCAAAACTGGGATTATATGCAAAATTCAACCATAGAGCAAGCAACCATACAGGGGGCATTGTTGTGAACTTGTTTAATAGGTAGgtacagtatagcatgtctaatGAAGTGATTTGTATTAATGCACTTTTGCCACCAAAGTCTTGTTAATCCTCTTTAGTTTTGTCTCCATTGTTAGTTTTCTTAATATAATTGGTGTAATTTTTAAGCCTGCTTGCTGACCTTTTCATAAATACTTTATCATCAAGATAATGATGAAAATGTTAACAGTTTCTGAAACTCTCATgacaaactgcagtttgatgcaaaacagacatttattaaaATGCAAAGATAACCACTTAATTTAtctagaaaaaaataatatacatatacacaatatatacaatCCCCTCCATCTCAGCCTGCTATTCACAACTCTGGAGCATCCATGTTGATGtcagtaatacatttttttttttttaatgttatttcgCCTCCTTCTGCTTCTCCttctgtttctcttcttcctgtCGCTCACGGCCAAACTCAACCACCAAAGGTTTCCCTAGCAACCGGTATCCATGGACCAACTGCAAGGCTTTCTTGGCTGTTTCAGCATCtgccaaaagaaaacaaatacagcTACTAACAGATCTAATGTGTAATGTATAATGGAAAGTACACAGCTCAGTGCATTTATGGTTGGTCAGTGTGTCTGCCACTTTGGTCAAGAGTGAAATGGATTGTTGTCAATTCTGGTTAAAAAAACCATCATGACCAACAATTCCCTGGTTACAGAGGCAGCACACTGCACCACATCTACCACCTTTAGGAGAGAAACACTCTGTCACCTGGCAGAGTGATGAAGGCCTGACCCTTCATCCTTCCGGTCAGCAGGCGGTAAAGTACTGGCGGCCCTTTCTCCTGTTCGAACCTGGAGAACAGCGCCACCAGCTGGGCCACTGAGGCCTGCGCACTCAGGTTCTTTACACACAACACCTACAttgagacacacaaaaacaaaaaaatcctcaTTAGTGGAGTTGGTTATGTATCTATATATAGTCGCTGCATTTTGACAGCTGTATGCATATCAGATCCACGGCACTTATACCTGTCATACCACTGTCCTACTGTGTTCAGTGTGCATGTGGTGTAGCGTTCTGTTTAAAAGTGCAGCTTTTTGATGTGGCGTAGGGAAATACAATTCAAGTTTACAGCAatcatctttttcttttgacaGTCGGAAACAAGTCGAACTTCCTCAACCTGCGGATCGCGGAGGTTTTAAATGACTGCAAGatgatttatttcattttaatgattcattttaggagtgttaaaggggtgatagaatgatgaCCCTGttatagttgaaaaatgacagtttggagggtaaataggacatacatagaacctcaaaatcgcattgacacctctttcctctgcaaatctcactatttgaaactgctgctgaaaacaggcgaatctcaacaaagctaaaagttgacgtcaacttctcaattcctcctcatttggccccaaaatttacataggctactaactgatctgaggtcagttagtcttctaaatctaggtcgtgcagatctctgctattccattacaaaattcacttctgagacttttttatgcgagaaatcaactatgtaaagctcaaatatgggccgttttatgaaaattgatggctaattgcaaatttggtaagacagtgTCAGACTTTacgagctccacaatctgccgggACAGGTGGCGGCTGCCGGCCGGGTTTGCTGCCTTCCCTGTCGAcctctcccccttcacagactcactgagctggagctctgtcaggatctcacACACGAGCTGCGCAGTGTacttaagaaaagaagaaagtttggaggttttgcaagaatattgaaaatgaaccacggttgtaaatgcagtgttccagactgtacaacggaacggcctactggcccagagaaaagggtttagaacgagtatatcggacgagagggagttgtggatctaacgTAGCGCTGCAGAGGCACTGACAGAAGACAGGCTTGCAGgggttcactctcctctccccacGCTTACTAGCTAAAAAGGGGAGTTGTGattctttggtggaggtttttttATGTCGCAAGAGCAATGTTAGAACAACATTAGTTATAATTAAAGTGtcgaaacttttttattttgtctcggctGTTTTAGCTGCTGCGGCTCGCGCCTGGGCATGTCTGGGTATGTAACAGAcagtgtatctgtgtttgtgtgtgcgctgtgcagcggtgtgtgtgtgtctgtgtttgtgtgtgcgcgctatgcgcagggcagcagtgtgtgtgtgtgtctgaaatatgagacctgctatatcgtctccaatgtattgtgtatgtggTTCCTCAACcagtcagcgcgcagctcatctaaatattcatgagcataccatatttggaagaaaagctgtcgttccaaatagagccattacacagggatgcataagggccaaaaaaaatagcacctgggccattttcagcccaaccaatttTAAAtgccctattaggagaccttaaggaacagtgtgaaataccctatataatcattctatcacccctttaaagcaacactgtaacttttcccgcttcgggccccctacaggttgtctcattggaactacagcttgcgctaaaagttacatagtgttgctttaagtgcCCCTTTAAAACACAAACAGTTTTTACTTGCTGTAATCACTTCTCCTGCTCATACTGGCCACCAAGAGATCCATTCCCAAAAGCAATTTCAGGTGATGGGGGACAGTGGACctttttttacagcagacattttttcctactatgacatgtcaacatgtctgccgtgaaaaaggtctgtaTCCACAGCTCTCCTTCTGTGCAaaaacagtatattatatattccaAAGTTTCTCTGAAGGTAACATGAGGCTTCAGCAGTTTGGATAAGACAAAtcaatttttatatatatatatatatatatatatctaaataaataaattgatttgAAACAACATTCTCTCTTTGTGTATCCTAGGACAGTGTTTCCTTGTTGTGCTGCATAGGAGAGACACCAACATAATGAGTGAATTTTGTACTAAAAAGACTTCAGAGGTTATTCACTTATTTTTAGGTTAGACTGCTAAAGTGTCATATTAGCCTCAGGTTAGTCTACAGTATGTCCttcatgttccacttccgggattgctccggtgtcacaggaaattctgctggatgcatgtatgtccgtttccttccactttctttgtgttggaatgttaaactccggtggatttatgaggactattgttgaccgctcctcagatctctgcagggttaattgagacagctagttagactatctgtccaatctgagttttctctcgcacgactattttacagTGGCTCCATATAccaactgggaactatattctcagaaaggcgaagctctgctacttgggtggagtaatttgcttgcagcacctgagaagccctgtggtgaggagcagagagccgcagtgcttcgcctttctgagaatatagttcccagtatgtatacggttagaagatggctgtgtctcatgtgaccttgttatttgtacgcgctgtgactatacaaatcacaacatgtaaataggaaaatgttggcattattttgtcacttgttGGGAGctgtaggctagatggagccggttgcctccaggatctgtgctaagctaggctagcggtgggtgcgtcaaacaaagttacgacacgcaccgagatgagaagggtatgtatggacttatctaactctgggggttatggtgaataagctaaagtcccaataagccagcgtgttcctttaaataaatgccattaaaccagagcacgtttttctctcatcccagaatgctgtgtggagtagccagaccctcccacgctccgcagcgtgtggaggTAGGTccggcaaagcgagactagcctCAGGTAAACTTTCACGACGGTGGATTTTGTCCCCCATCACTTACATTGGAAGCagatttagaaaaaaatactttaatggCCAGTATCAATAAAAGTAATGACTACAGCAATCAAAGCCTATTTCAATGTTCATATGGGCGCCAGACATACTACATATATTTAAGAAATACTTTGTAAACTAActaatcagatttttttttttgttaaatctgTGGACTGGTTTTCACTGGTAAAAATGATTTCTCCGATGATAAATTAGTTTTCTTGTTAGATGTGTTGGTAACCATTAGCATTGTAGCTAGCCTAAAACAAATGTCTGAGCTATCCGTCAGGATCATCTGGTTTACGCAGTAACAATAAACACTTTGTGGCTTGTAGATGCAGCTGCTGATACCTTGGAGGGTATTCCCGGCTGGTAGCTTCGGAACCTCGGGATGCTCTGGATCCCTTCTTCAGATTCACGGTTTTTCAGGATTTCTTCATCTGAGATTGTCTCAATCTCCCCTCTGACAGTCAGTGGTCCCCCTGACCTGGACTTTGCCGCTCCACAGAGACTGCCGATTGGCTGGCTTATATTTATCTGTGGTGGAGCAGCCGTTGGTGGGGGCCCTGGTCTGTCCGGAACGGGCTGCTGCTCTGCAGGGTCTGAACTTGACTCGGACGATACTGACGAGCTACTTTTTTCACCCTGCAGTTCTGATTGATGGTCAGaggattcttcttcttcttctgattgTTTGTTGCCTCTCTGCGAGTCCTGTAAATGGTCaggtatgtttctgtgtgtagaCAGGTGCGACGCTTCGGCTGTTTCTCTCTCCTGTAGCGAAACCTGTTTCCTCTCCTTGCTGAGAACGTCTCTGTAGAGAGAATCCATTGGGTCAGAGGACGACGCTCCCTCCTGGCCCTTTGGGTTATCTTCATCTGTGAGGGAAAATACCACAACaaccaccacaacaacaacaacacaggtgAGATCTTCTGACATGGACTTATGGGACGTGACAGTGACTGTTTAACTACTATCTCTCTGCTCTGTTGTTCTGAACAGTTTTATTTATCGtcctgtttttacattttcctACTTTACTCATTCTAATTTctattgaaagaaagaaaaaaaaaaatcattccaAGATCGTAGGATGGATTTCTGCTGAAAAATTTGATCGATAACATCATTGCAGAAGTTGGAAAATGAAAGCACTGTTGCCAATCAAAATATAGGCCAATAGAAAACTTGTTGAAATTAtagattttacacacacacacacacacacacacacacacacacacacacacacacacacacacacacacacacacacacacacacacacacacacacacacacacacacacacacacacacacacaaaacaatctcgattgataaatagcactacaggtaagaggaaaaatatgtatttttgattttggtgTGAACTATCACAGAAATGTGATAGTCACAGAAATGTGTTAGTACAGTAATTTAGTCTCTGTCAATGTGTCTCCTGTTTGGAGGTGAGAGGTTTTTGATCAATTCTTGGGATTACCCAATCTCACCTGCAACACTTTTATCATTTCATTTCACCTTTCGGTTTTGTCATTTCAAAAGCAAGTTCAGCGTGTCCCTCATACTGGTCGGAAGACATATAACACTGTTTAGTTGACAGCGTTCTGGCACTCCGTACCTCTATGGTAGAGTGCAGTGAGGAAACCCAGGCGGTCAGTTCCCTGGAAAAGCGCTCGTTCGATCTCCATCTCCCGGCGTGACAGCGGCCGGCTGGCGGCAAAGCGCTGTGGGCGGGACAGGAGCTCTGCCCTGGCTTCAATCTTGTCTCTGATCACCTGCAGGCGCTGCTGCTTCGCACCTGGAGCTGCGCACACACCATGGGACTGTGTGGGCACAAAGTCGGGGGTCAGATGTTAGTTGGTGGGATATTCAATGCTTAATCTGATTTACATAAATAGATATAcatttggatgttttatttgttgtttaaatattaaaaggacaattccggcacaaaatgaaTCTAgaggttaataacatatgtgtaggCCGGAATTGTCCATTATGCATAAAAATCAGCTGCCGCTTTTCCCCAAATGGAAAGCAATTTggaatatttatatatgtatttatgtggtGTACATTTTTCACCAGCTGTGAATGGAATACATTCTCAATATAATGGATCTAAAACAAAAAGGTATTAAACCTTTTTTGGGGCCTTATAGTTCCAAGCATGCAATCTAGTAGAAGATGggaaaaaaggaaactcatcATTTAAACCTACAGGCAGATTTAGAGTTTCTAATCCGTGCGACCTGAATGTGTTTGTATTAAGAAAACCAGAGAAAATATGAGGAGAACATGCAAAGTCCACATATGTAGGGCCGGGAATCAAACCCAGCTCCTTCTGTCCCTCTGGCAGGTTTCACCTTCTCTGCTGCCTCCGGTACGTCTCTGCTCTGCCACTGCTGGATCTCAGTGTCGGTTAGGCCCAGCTCCCGCAAGCTGGCCAGCTCCTTCTCCCCATCCTGTAGGGCCTGGAACTGGGGGAGGCTTCTCACTCCAGCTGCCTGTTCCCCAAACGGCAGATAGAGCGCCGCCGGGGCGAAGCACTGCCTCTTGGCTACACATCTGTAGGACAGAAGTTATTTCAAAAAGTTTCACGAAGACTTTTTGTGCTCCAGCAGAAGCAGCTGCAGACACATATCATACAAAGTCACATATCCTAAACGTATTTACTGATAAAAAACATGGCTGAGTGAGTAAGAATATGTAGCCCCGGGGGTTGTATAAAAGAACATCCTCCAGGATGCTCTGTGGGCCACTGCGGAGGAAACATAACAGAGCATTTGAtggatgcttttatccaaagcacgTCACAGTAACAAGAGCGTGGGAGCACAGAGAGCTCCGGTGAGAATAAAACTGCAAACACTGCTTATTTTTCCCACTGAGCTACACAGGCAAGTTTTATTAACCCAATTCTACACAGAAAGGCTTTATTGACACAATtcattgtcttttatttttacggtcactgtgtgacagtaaattCATCTAGAGAGAGGTTAACCGTAATTTGCACTGTCAAGATCTGCTATCAAGAGGCAGATTCCTGCATATATCACTACAGGATATTTTGCTTGTTAGTAGTAGGGGATGTGCTGCAGAATGTTTTGCTACATTGGTGCCATTGTACTGATAACATTAGGCAAGGGATTGAATTGtggtatatttttgtatctcaaATTTGTCCCAAGCCAGGTGGGTGTCTGCTAGCCtagaaatccagacccaaagccgaaagattaagggtctggcactgagtaatgaaaatggcccaactcgaggggcggcaccatgtatacatttgaaaatctcactgcatgcaattggataacactacgaccaatcacaacaatacatggggtgacgtatccagagccccatacgcttagctaccagcggagttaactggtagattaaactgttgtcatctgtttagctcgcctctgaaCCACCtgtatcagatacaccgatgtgattggtgcagctcggcgacaaagggcatagttaatgagcatcattactcaatgccagagtgactcgctgagcaaattcaaattgtgctctcgcgagaactctggatttccagggatGGTGTCTGCAGCACTGTAAGAAACCATTAAATGGACTGTAAATCCATATGGAAACAAAATGTTTCCAAAGTTTATTAACAAGAAATGTCCGTGGATGTTTGGATTGAACTTTCTTTACACAGTACAATGCCATATTTTTATGATACAAACAGAGAGTTTCTGACCGGTCAATGTCAACTTCAGTgtggagctgctgcagcaggaGGCTGTGCAGCTGCCGCTGGCCCTCCGTCTCCTGCTCCTCAAGCAGCGGGCCGTCCTCACAGGATTGCCGGCTCACTCtgaacaacacaacacagacgCATGAGTTCAAAAACTCAGTGGATGCTTATACAACAGTAGGTAAAGGACACATCCACCGTCAATACTAAGTCTTACTTTCAGGTAGCAGTATGACAGTATTCTGCCATTTGGTGGACACTTAAAGGACACTCACAGTACAGACTTACAGTACCACAACTAAACTGTTCATGCGTTTTAACTCACAAAAATATAACACATCAGAGAAAGGACTTTTGAATGAATACATTTTCTCTAAGGATGGACCATAGaatcagggctgcaactaacatttattttcattattgattaatctgctgattattttctcgataaaTCAAATtattgtttggtttataaaatagagaaattgtgaaaaatggcCATCCCAATTTCATAAAGCCCTCTGTGTTGTCCTCAGatagcttgttttgtctgactaacatagaacaaagaaaaacagctaATCGTCACATTCAGTgttgaaatgtaacaaagtacaaatactttgttactgtacttaagtagaattttcacgtatctgtactttacttcgttatttatatttctggaaacttttacttttactccactacatttcctaaataaaatgcataattttactccactacatttcccctgagcatcttcgttactcgttacttgcAAGCAATGTTTTCGCAC is a window of Perca fluviatilis chromosome 16, GENO_Pfluv_1.0, whole genome shotgun sequence DNA encoding:
- the rbm41 gene encoding RNA-binding protein 41 — its product is MRRVSRQSCEDGPLLEEQETEGQRQLHSLLLQQLHTEVDIDRCVAKRQCFAPAALYLPFGEQAAGVRSLPQFQALQDGEKELASLRELGLTDTEIQQWQSRDVPEAAEKSHGVCAAPGAKQQRLQVIRDKIEARAELLSRPQRFAASRPLSRREMEIERALFQGTDRLGFLTALYHRDEDNPKGQEGASSSDPMDSLYRDVLSKERKQVSLQERETAEASHLSTHRNIPDHLQDSQRGNKQSEEEEESSDHQSELQGEKSSSSVSSESSSDPAEQQPVPDRPGPPPTAAPPQINISQPIGSLCGAAKSRSGGPLTVRGEIETISDEEILKNRESEEGIQSIPRFRSYQPGIPSKVLCVKNLSAQASVAQLVALFSRFEQEKGPPVLYRLLTGRMKGQAFITLPDAETAKKALQLVHGYRLLGKPLVVEFGRERQEEEKQKEKQKEAK